A region from the Tahibacter amnicola genome encodes:
- a CDS encoding amidohydrolase family protein, translating into MRFRILIATLAFAMAVPLADAATTENTEVWLVGNLAGKQVATYEDDGSVRVHFEYNDRGRGPSTDSVFRLAGDGTTRSVENRGVDYFKAAVEERYNREGDKVTWKNASEDQARTAAGPAFYLSLQGAPEELVLLGRALLAAPGQRMALLPDGEARIEKLSDLKVKTRQGRKTLSLYALHGLDLTPNYFWLDDQQRFFASYSPWFSMVREGNAAILPQLGKAQDAEEKRVATQRAKSLTTHLTHPLAIRGARVFDPPSGTVQENQVVLVEKGRISAVGDAETVKVPADAQWMDAGNRFLMPGLWDMHVHESGAAQPVLDIAGGVTTVRDLANEGTSLAARIGAIEAGMDIGPRIIKAGIIDGRGPFAGPTKVLADTADEARAHIAEYARTGYEQVKIYSSLKTELVPSIIEAAHAAGLRVSGHVPAYMTARQFVEAGADEIQHINMLMLNFLFDKVQDTRTPARFSAIGEFGAAIDLGAPEVRSFVQLLRDRGTVVDPTVSTFEDMFLSRPGFPGPGSAAIVNRLPATLQRGVRSGAGGLPIKPGQEGAYRDGFQRMIDFVGVLHRSGVRLVAGTDGTAGLALARELELYVAAGIPPKDVLRIATYDAAAVMKRNKDYGRVAPGYVADLILVDGDPTVVMGDIRKVRTVIRGDRWFDSGKLFESVGVKAAP; encoded by the coding sequence ATGCGATTCCGAATCCTGATAGCAACCCTGGCCTTCGCGATGGCCGTCCCATTGGCCGACGCCGCAACCACCGAGAACACCGAGGTCTGGCTGGTCGGCAATCTGGCTGGCAAGCAGGTGGCCACCTACGAGGACGACGGCAGCGTCCGCGTGCATTTCGAATACAACGACCGCGGACGCGGACCGTCCACGGACAGCGTCTTCCGGCTGGCTGGTGATGGCACCACCCGCAGCGTCGAGAACCGCGGCGTGGACTATTTCAAGGCAGCGGTGGAAGAGCGCTACAACCGCGAGGGCGACAAGGTCACGTGGAAAAACGCGTCCGAGGACCAGGCGCGCACCGCGGCTGGGCCAGCGTTCTACCTGAGCCTGCAGGGCGCGCCCGAGGAACTGGTGCTGCTCGGACGGGCCCTGCTCGCCGCGCCCGGCCAGCGCATGGCCCTGTTGCCCGATGGCGAGGCGCGGATCGAAAAGCTGTCTGACCTGAAAGTAAAGACCAGGCAAGGACGCAAGACGCTCTCGTTGTATGCGCTCCATGGGCTCGATCTCACGCCGAACTATTTCTGGCTCGATGACCAGCAGCGCTTCTTTGCCAGCTACTCCCCCTGGTTTTCGATGGTGCGCGAGGGTAATGCGGCCATCCTGCCGCAGCTGGGCAAGGCGCAGGATGCCGAAGAGAAACGTGTCGCAACGCAGCGGGCAAAGTCGCTGACGACGCACCTGACGCACCCGCTCGCCATCCGTGGCGCGCGCGTGTTCGACCCGCCATCGGGCACGGTGCAGGAAAACCAGGTCGTGCTGGTGGAAAAGGGCCGGATCAGCGCTGTCGGGGACGCGGAGACGGTGAAGGTACCCGCGGACGCGCAATGGATGGATGCCGGGAACCGGTTCCTGATGCCGGGCCTGTGGGATATGCATGTCCACGAGTCCGGCGCGGCGCAGCCCGTACTCGACATCGCTGGCGGCGTCACCACTGTGCGCGACCTGGCAAACGAAGGAACGAGCCTGGCCGCTCGTATCGGTGCGATCGAGGCCGGGATGGACATCGGCCCCCGCATCATCAAGGCCGGCATCATCGACGGCCGTGGCCCGTTCGCCGGGCCGACCAAGGTGCTGGCCGACACCGCCGACGAGGCCAGGGCACACATTGCCGAATACGCCCGGACGGGCTATGAGCAGGTAAAAATATACAGTTCCCTCAAGACGGAGCTGGTTCCGTCCATCATCGAGGCCGCCCATGCGGCCGGATTGCGCGTCAGCGGGCATGTCCCCGCCTATATGACCGCCCGCCAGTTCGTCGAGGCCGGTGCGGACGAAATCCAGCACATCAACATGCTGATGCTCAATTTCCTGTTCGACAAAGTGCAGGACACGCGCACGCCGGCCCGCTTCTCCGCCATCGGCGAGTTTGGCGCGGCCATCGACCTTGGCGCGCCCGAGGTGCGCAGTTTCGTCCAGCTGCTGCGCGACCGCGGCACGGTGGTCGACCCGACCGTCAGCACCTTCGAGGACATGTTCCTCAGTCGTCCCGGCTTCCCCGGGCCGGGTAGCGCGGCCATCGTCAACCGGCTTCCCGCGACGCTGCAGCGCGGCGTTCGTTCCGGTGCCGGCGGCCTGCCGATCAAGCCGGGGCAGGAAGGCGCCTATCGCGATGGCTTCCAGCGCATGATCGACTTCGTCGGCGTCCTCCATCGCAGCGGCGTGCGCCTGGTGGCCGGTACCGACGGCACCGCTGGCCTTGCCCTGGCGCGCGAACTGGAACTGTACGTCGCCGCGGGCATCCCGCCGAAAGACGTGCTGAGGATCGCCACCTACGACGCCGCCGCCGTGATGAAGCGCAACAAGGACTACGGTCGCGTCGCGCCCGGCTATGTCGCCGACCTGATTCTCGTGGATGGCGATCCGACCGTCGTGATGGGGGATATCCGCAAGGTACGCACGGTGATCCGCGGCGATCGCTGGTTCGACAGCGGCAAGCTCTTCGAGTCGGTGGGGGTCAAGGCGGCGCCGTGA
- a CDS encoding tyrosine recombinase XerC, which yields MTTPGAGDGSGALGAPVAAFIDYLRVEKRYATGTLVNYQRELETLRQHAEKLGLRAWSELHAEQLRGLVAREHRRGREPGSLHHLLSACRSFFRWLLREGMLAKDPALDVRAPKLRRKLPQVLDVDEASSLVEIPADGAEAVQDRAMLELFYSSGLRLAELTGLRWQAIDFSDGTVRLFGKGAKTRVVPVGSKAREALLALREQAGPQPDDPVFPGRNGRPIAPETVRRRLKRWAQSQGIWKRVYPHLLRHSFASHLLESSGDLRAVQELLGHADIATTQIYTHLDFQHLARVYDAAHPRAKRRRNDEET from the coding sequence GTGACCACTCCGGGCGCCGGCGACGGATCCGGCGCTCTCGGCGCCCCGGTCGCCGCCTTTATCGATTACCTTCGCGTCGAGAAGCGCTACGCCACCGGCACGCTGGTGAACTACCAGCGCGAACTGGAGACCTTGCGCCAGCATGCCGAGAAGCTTGGCCTGCGGGCGTGGTCGGAACTGCATGCCGAGCAGCTGCGCGGACTCGTTGCACGCGAACACCGGCGCGGCCGCGAGCCGGGGAGCCTGCACCACCTGCTCTCGGCCTGCCGCAGCTTTTTTCGCTGGTTGTTGCGCGAAGGCATGCTGGCGAAGGATCCGGCCCTGGACGTACGCGCACCGAAACTGCGCCGCAAGCTGCCCCAGGTGCTGGATGTCGACGAGGCGAGCAGCCTCGTGGAAATTCCCGCCGACGGCGCCGAAGCCGTGCAGGATCGCGCCATGCTGGAGCTGTTCTACTCCAGCGGCCTGCGCCTGGCCGAGCTGACTGGCCTGCGCTGGCAGGCGATCGATTTTTCCGACGGCACGGTGCGCCTGTTCGGCAAGGGCGCAAAGACACGCGTCGTGCCCGTCGGCAGCAAGGCGCGCGAAGCGCTGCTGGCCCTGCGTGAACAGGCAGGCCCGCAACCCGACGACCCGGTCTTCCCCGGTCGCAACGGCCGTCCGATCGCACCGGAAACCGTGCGCCGCCGGCTCAAGCGCTGGGCGCAGAGCCAAGGCATCTGGAAGCGTGTCTACCCGCATCTGCTGCGCCATTCGTTCGCCAGCCACCTGCTCGAATCCTCCGGCGACCTGCGCGCCGTGCAGGAACTGCTCGGCCACGCCGACATCGCCACCACGCAGATCTACACCCACCTGGACTTCCAGCACCTCGCCCGCGTGTACGACGCCGCGCATCCGCGCGCAAAGCGGCGACGAAATGATGAGGAAACGTAG
- a CDS encoding DUF484 family protein, with the protein MSDLSLRDGLTAMEVASYLRRHPEFLNEFPDLALGLRLPRDQGPAASLASYQLDVLRDKNRELNRRLHELIDIAHENEQLMIRVHTLTLSLMRATSLYDSLARVVAGLTEDFDTQLVRIVLFGRADSLPKAEWLIVQPDGPRAMPAFAEFLQRNETLCGRLQPEKVEALFGQRADEVKSTVLMPVNNLGMLAIGSDDMDRFHPGMGTVFLKLIAEAITASVVRYPLA; encoded by the coding sequence ATGAGCGACCTGAGTCTGCGCGACGGCCTGACAGCAATGGAGGTAGCCAGCTACCTGCGCCGTCACCCCGAGTTCCTCAACGAATTTCCGGATCTGGCCCTCGGTCTGCGCCTGCCGCGCGACCAGGGGCCGGCGGCGTCGCTGGCGAGCTATCAGCTGGACGTGCTGCGCGACAAGAACCGCGAGCTCAACCGCCGTCTGCACGAGCTGATCGATATCGCGCACGAAAACGAGCAGCTGATGATCCGCGTGCATACGCTGACCCTGTCGCTGATGCGCGCCACCTCGCTGTACGACAGCCTCGCGCGCGTGGTCGCGGGCCTGACCGAGGATTTCGACACCCAGCTGGTGCGCATCGTGCTGTTCGGTCGTGCCGATTCGCTGCCCAAGGCCGAATGGCTGATCGTGCAACCCGACGGCCCCCGCGCGATGCCCGCCTTCGCCGAGTTCCTGCAGCGCAACGAAACGCTGTGCGGCCGCCTGCAACCGGAGAAAGTCGAAGCCCTGTTCGGCCAGCGCGCCGATGAGGTGAAGTCGACCGTGCTCATGCCGGTGAACAACCTGGGCATGCTCGCTATCGGCAGCGACGACATGGACCGCTTCCATCCGGGCATGGGGACGGTCTTCCTCAAGCTCATCGCCGAGGCGATCACCGCCTCCGTCGTCCGGTATCCGCTCGCGTGA
- the dapF gene encoding diaminopimelate epimerase yields the protein MHGIGNDFVVIDCRDRPLGLDAAAIGRLGDRHFGVGFDQLLTIEPATDPRCAWRYGIYNADGSQARQCGNGARCVAAWLHRAGALGAGQTWLESPSGPVAAEILDDGNVRIDMGEPRFEPAQIPLDFPEVADSYAVEAAGATLSFGAVSMGNPHAVIEVPDVTEADVADWGPVLQNHPRFPRQCNVGFVHIVSPREIRLRVFERGVGETLACGSGACAAVAVLHRRGKIDHQVAVHLPGGELQISWAGPGHSVWMTGPAAFVFDGNYYP from the coding sequence ATGCACGGCATCGGCAACGACTTCGTCGTCATCGATTGCCGCGATCGTCCACTCGGCCTGGATGCGGCTGCCATCGGCCGTCTCGGCGACCGCCATTTCGGCGTGGGTTTTGACCAGCTGCTGACCATCGAGCCGGCGACCGATCCCCGCTGCGCCTGGCGCTACGGCATCTACAACGCCGATGGCAGCCAGGCCCGCCAGTGTGGCAACGGCGCGCGGTGTGTCGCCGCCTGGCTGCACCGCGCCGGCGCCCTGGGCGCCGGCCAGACCTGGCTGGAGAGCCCGTCGGGGCCGGTCGCCGCGGAGATCCTGGACGATGGCAACGTCCGCATCGACATGGGCGAACCGCGGTTCGAACCGGCGCAGATTCCGCTGGACTTTCCGGAAGTGGCCGACAGCTACGCCGTCGAGGCCGCAGGCGCCACCTTGAGCTTCGGCGCGGTGTCGATGGGAAATCCGCATGCCGTGATCGAAGTCCCCGATGTCACCGAGGCCGACGTGGCAGACTGGGGACCGGTGCTGCAGAACCACCCGCGCTTCCCGCGCCAGTGCAATGTGGGATTTGTGCATATTGTGTCGCCGCGCGAGATCCGGCTGCGCGTGTTCGAGCGCGGCGTGGGCGAGACACTGGCCTGCGGCAGCGGCGCCTGCGCAGCCGTGGCCGTGCTGCATCGGCGCGGCAAGATCGACCACCAGGTGGCCGTGCACCTGCCCGGCGGCGAGCTGCAGATATCCTGGGCCGGACCGGGCCATTCCGTGTGGATGACCGGGCCGGCCGCTTTCGTTTTCGACGGGAACTACTATCCATGA
- the lptM gene encoding LPS translocon maturation chaperone LptM translates to MRCIARLSLALVVLLVAACGNKGDLVKPEPTPASFAPATR, encoded by the coding sequence ATGCGTTGTATTGCCCGGTTGTCGCTGGCGCTCGTCGTCCTCCTGGTTGCCGCCTGCGGCAACAAGGGCGATCTGGTCAAGCCGGAACCGACGCCTGCGTCGTTCGCGCCTGCCACTCGGTGA
- a CDS encoding DUF2179 domain-containing protein, with protein sequence MAQLADLINTYPGLLAIGIFFARIADVTFGTIRILVGFRGYRLLAAVIGFCEAFIWVLAASKVIGHLDNVYLVIAYAAGYATGNFVGITIERRLGVGRELVRIISYCDACNLAEALTARGYSVVELAGRHRGAATVQVLYVVDRRRRMPELLRLVHELDPDAIYTVTDVKNCHGEDEHALDGHGPGMASLRNKRK encoded by the coding sequence GTGGCCCAACTGGCAGACCTGATCAACACCTACCCGGGCCTCCTGGCCATCGGCATCTTCTTCGCGCGCATCGCGGACGTCACCTTCGGCACCATCCGCATCCTGGTCGGCTTTCGCGGCTACCGCCTGCTGGCCGCGGTGATCGGCTTCTGCGAGGCCTTCATCTGGGTGCTGGCAGCCAGCAAGGTGATCGGCCATCTTGACAATGTATACCTCGTCATCGCCTATGCGGCCGGCTACGCGACGGGCAACTTCGTCGGCATCACGATCGAACGGCGGCTGGGCGTGGGGCGCGAGCTGGTGCGCATCATTTCCTACTGCGACGCCTGCAACCTGGCCGAGGCGCTCACGGCGCGCGGTTACTCCGTGGTGGAGCTGGCCGGACGCCACCGCGGCGCGGCGACGGTGCAGGTGCTCTACGTCGTCGACCGGCGCCGGCGCATGCCGGAACTGTTGCGCCTGGTGCACGAGCTCGACCCGGATGCGATCTACACCGTGACCGACGTGAAGAACTGCCACGGCGAGGACGAACACGCCCTCGACGGCCACGGCCCCGGCATGGCGTCGCTGCGCAACAAGCGCAAGTGA
- a CDS encoding GNAT family N-acetyltransferase yields the protein MPHPTPFQLRAATPADTAALVDLEQQTFAYDRMSRAQFRRHLRSPTAAIWVAERSGALLGAAVLFFRRGGQPARLYSLATAASARGEGVGRRLLQTVESDALRRGHDRLRLEVRTDNAAAIRLYESSGYRRIAEKPGYYDDGSDAWQYEKLLTGASE from the coding sequence GTGCCACATCCCACCCCCTTCCAGCTGCGCGCCGCGACGCCCGCGGATACCGCCGCCCTCGTCGACCTGGAGCAGCAGACGTTCGCCTACGACCGGATGAGTCGCGCGCAGTTCCGGCGTCATCTGCGCAGCCCGACGGCCGCCATCTGGGTCGCCGAGCGCAGTGGCGCGCTGCTGGGTGCCGCGGTCCTGTTTTTTCGCCGCGGCGGCCAGCCGGCGCGACTGTACTCCCTGGCCACGGCTGCCAGCGCGAGAGGGGAAGGTGTCGGACGGCGATTGCTGCAGACGGTCGAGTCCGATGCCCTGCGCCGCGGTCATGATCGCCTGCGGCTGGAAGTGCGCACCGACAATGCGGCGGCGATCCGCTTGTACGAGTCGTCGGGCTACCGGCGTATCGCCGAGAAGCCGGGCTACTACGACGACGGGTCGGACGCCTGGCAGTATGAAAAATTGTTGACGGGAGCCTCCGAATGA
- a CDS encoding RimK family protein has translation MSRLVIVVEKASDWGSYYPSDNVVTATDYLREPLGQEEERTQVINLCRSYKYLGTGYYVSLLAEARGHKVIPSVRTINDLRRRSLYGLDIDDLNQKVARFLPEEGRDTTDFGILVYFGETSYGPLQDLARQVFESFPCPILRIEFEREKVWQIAAIKPAGLHTLDDPQEDAFADALDKFSKKLWRKPRARKKYRYDIALLHDPNEAMPPSNKKALRSFIEAGKGLGIEVDPITRNDYTRLAEYDGLFIRETTALDNHTYRFANKAEKEGMVVIDDPTSILRCTNKIYLHDLLRSRKLPTPRGEILFRDNARQLAELPELLGFPIVLKIPDGSFSRGIVKANNAEELKKGVDELFQHTALIIAQEFLYTEFDWRIGVLNKEPLFACQYFMSRGHWQIYNHGARGTAKSGGFKTFPVREAPPEVVRLALKATLPIGDGLYGVDLKQVGNRIVVIEVNDNPSIDAGVEDEYLGEDLYRRIMEEFLRRLERKRLGITD, from the coding sequence ATGAGTCGTCTCGTCATCGTCGTCGAAAAAGCGTCCGACTGGGGTTCCTACTACCCCTCCGACAATGTGGTCACCGCGACGGACTACCTGCGCGAGCCGCTCGGCCAGGAAGAAGAACGCACCCAGGTGATCAACCTGTGCCGCAGCTACAAATACCTGGGCACCGGTTACTACGTGTCACTGCTGGCCGAGGCGCGCGGACACAAGGTGATTCCGTCGGTACGCACGATCAACGACCTGCGGCGACGCTCGCTCTACGGCCTGGATATCGACGACCTCAACCAGAAGGTCGCGCGTTTCCTGCCGGAAGAAGGCCGTGACACGACCGACTTCGGTATCCTTGTATATTTTGGCGAAACCAGCTACGGCCCCTTGCAGGACCTCGCGCGCCAGGTGTTCGAATCGTTCCCCTGCCCGATCCTGCGCATCGAGTTCGAGCGCGAGAAAGTCTGGCAGATCGCCGCGATCAAGCCCGCCGGCCTGCATACGCTGGATGACCCGCAGGAAGATGCCTTCGCCGACGCGCTGGACAAGTTCTCCAAGAAGCTCTGGCGCAAGCCACGCGCGCGCAAGAAATACCGTTACGACATCGCCCTGCTGCACGATCCCAACGAGGCGATGCCGCCGTCGAACAAAAAGGCGCTGCGGTCCTTCATCGAGGCTGGCAAGGGCCTGGGGATCGAAGTCGATCCGATCACGCGCAACGACTACACGCGCCTGGCCGAATACGACGGCCTCTTCATCCGCGAGACAACGGCGCTGGACAACCACACCTACCGTTTCGCCAACAAGGCGGAAAAGGAAGGCATGGTGGTGATCGACGATCCCACGTCGATCCTGCGCTGCACGAACAAGATCTACCTGCACGACCTGCTGCGTTCGCGCAAGCTGCCCACGCCCCGCGGCGAAATCCTGTTTCGCGACAACGCCAGGCAGCTGGCCGAACTGCCGGAGCTGCTGGGCTTTCCGATCGTGCTCAAGATTCCCGACGGCAGCTTCTCGCGCGGCATCGTCAAGGCCAACAACGCCGAAGAGCTGAAGAAGGGCGTGGACGAATTGTTCCAGCACACCGCGCTGATCATCGCGCAGGAATTCCTCTACACGGAATTCGACTGGCGCATCGGCGTGCTGAACAAGGAACCGCTCTTCGCGTGCCAGTACTTCATGTCGCGCGGTCACTGGCAGATCTACAACCATGGCGCCCGGGGCACGGCCAAGTCCGGGGGCTTCAAGACCTTCCCCGTCCGCGAAGCACCGCCGGAAGTCGTGCGTCTCGCGCTCAAGGCCACGCTGCCGATCGGTGATGGCCTGTACGGGGTAGACCTCAAGCAGGTCGGCAACCGGATCGTCGTGATCGAAGTGAACGACAACCCGTCGATTGATGCCGGCGTCGAGGACGAATACCTCGGCGAGGATCTCTACCGCCGCATCATGGAAGAATTCCTGCGCCGTCTGGAACGCAAACGCCTGGGCATCACCGACTGA
- a CDS encoding monovalent cation:proton antiporter-2 (CPA2) family protein codes for METHTILHYTVVLLAAAVIAVPIAKKFELGAVLGYLIAGAVIGPAGLKLLQNPEQIARISELGVVLMLFVIGLELSPQRLWVMRKSVFGAGTAQMLGTTALIAGVAALGFGLGLKSAIVMGLGLALSSTAFGLQLLAERKELTAPHGRLAFAVLLFQDLAAIPILALIPVLGGAGGAAMNLVDALRVVAVIALVVVAGRFLLRPVFRAVAGTRIPEVFTATALLVVIGTAWLMELAGISMALGAFLAGLLLADSEYRHELESQIDPFKGLLLGLFFVSVGMSVDLALLLREPWVVLALTAALLVAKGLVLLLVGRSIGGLDTPQSLALAAVLAGGGEFAFVVFKLAHKAQLLDGRQHDLLTLVITLSMALTPAVVVCVAKYLGTRERAPEREFDRIEGDPPRVIIAGFGRVGQIVARILRAQRIPFTALENSIEQVDVSRRFGSEIYFGDPTRPELLRAAQADKAEIFVLATDDPEANVRTARIVRRLYPHLKIFARARNRQHAFRLMDLNVDGVVRETFDGSLVLTQQVLEALGQSPGLVAERIARFRAHDEALLLAQHLVYDDEAALVQSAQEAFVELERIFAADIDATT; via the coding sequence GTGGAAACACACACGATCCTGCACTACACCGTCGTGCTGCTGGCCGCGGCTGTCATTGCCGTGCCGATTGCCAAGAAGTTCGAGCTGGGCGCCGTGCTGGGCTATCTCATCGCCGGCGCGGTGATCGGCCCGGCCGGATTGAAGCTGCTGCAGAATCCGGAGCAGATCGCGCGCATTTCAGAGCTTGGCGTCGTGCTGATGCTCTTTGTCATCGGATTGGAACTGTCGCCGCAGCGGCTGTGGGTGATGCGCAAGTCCGTGTTTGGTGCGGGCACGGCGCAGATGCTGGGAACCACAGCGCTCATTGCGGGTGTCGCCGCACTGGGCTTTGGCCTGGGCCTGAAATCCGCGATCGTGATGGGACTTGGCCTGGCGCTGTCGTCCACGGCTTTCGGTCTGCAGCTCCTGGCCGAGCGCAAGGAACTTACCGCGCCGCACGGCCGCCTGGCCTTCGCCGTGTTGCTGTTCCAGGATCTGGCCGCCATTCCCATTCTTGCGCTGATCCCCGTGCTGGGCGGCGCCGGCGGCGCGGCGATGAACCTCGTCGATGCGTTGCGCGTCGTTGCCGTCATCGCCCTGGTCGTGGTGGCCGGCCGCTTCCTGCTGCGGCCGGTGTTCCGTGCCGTCGCCGGCACGCGCATTCCGGAAGTCTTCACCGCCACGGCTTTGCTCGTGGTCATCGGCACGGCCTGGCTGATGGAGCTGGCCGGCATCTCCATGGCCCTGGGCGCGTTCCTGGCCGGCCTGCTGCTCGCCGATTCGGAATACCGCCACGAGCTGGAATCCCAGATCGATCCGTTCAAGGGGCTGCTGCTGGGCCTGTTCTTCGTCAGCGTGGGCATGTCGGTGGACCTGGCTCTGCTGTTGCGCGAGCCGTGGGTGGTGCTGGCATTGACGGCGGCTCTGCTGGTCGCCAAGGGCCTGGTGCTGCTTCTCGTCGGACGCAGCATCGGTGGCCTGGATACCCCGCAGTCGCTCGCCTTGGCCGCAGTGCTGGCGGGCGGCGGCGAATTCGCCTTCGTGGTGTTCAAGCTGGCGCACAAGGCGCAGCTGCTCGACGGGCGCCAGCACGACCTGCTGACCCTGGTGATCACCTTGTCGATGGCGTTGACGCCGGCGGTCGTGGTCTGCGTGGCCAAATACCTCGGCACGCGGGAACGGGCTCCCGAGCGCGAGTTCGATCGTATCGAAGGGGATCCGCCGCGCGTGATCATCGCCGGCTTCGGCCGGGTCGGGCAGATCGTGGCGCGTATCCTGCGCGCCCAGCGCATTCCGTTCACGGCGCTGGAAAATTCCATCGAACAGGTGGACGTGTCGCGCCGCTTCGGCAGCGAAATCTATTTCGGCGATCCGACCCGCCCCGAGCTGCTGCGCGCGGCGCAGGCGGACAAGGCCGAGATCTTCGTGCTCGCCACGGACGACCCCGAGGCCAATGTGCGCACCGCCCGCATCGTGCGCCGGCTGTATCCGCATCTGAAGATTTTCGCCCGGGCGCGCAACCGCCAGCACGCCTTCCGCCTGATGGACCTGAACGTCGACGGCGTCGTGCGCGAAACCTTCGACGGCAGCCTGGTGCTCACCCAGCAGGTGCTCGAGGCGCTGGGGCAATCGCCGGGGCTGGTCGCCGAGCGGATCGCGCGTTTCCGCGCGCACGACGAGGCGCTACTGCTGGCGCAGCACCTGGTCTATGACGACGAGGCGGCGCTGGTGCAGAGCGCGCAGGAAGCCTTCGTGGAACTGGAACGCATCTTCGCCGCCGACATCGACGCGACGACCTGA